The Ziziphus jujuba cultivar Dongzao chromosome 1, ASM3175591v1 genome segment TTGGCTATCATTTGAGATGGGTTATCAGTTTCTTCAATCCAGTCAgagttgggttcatcccaaGATCTTGGTCTCACACCAAGCTTCAAAAACACAACCAATTCCAATGCCTCAAAAACCTTGTGCTTATCCAAAAACTCATTCCAAACCCCATTTACGACGCAGTAATTGTTGTTATAAGGCGGCCGGTGATGCGGGGCATGTTGCGATCGCGATATGAGTAGGCCGAGATCCTGCAGTGCCACCACCAGGGGAGGAAGCCGGGTCTTTGGGCCATGAGCCCAAGCATGAATTTGCTGTGTAAACATAATGCAACCTGAGCACACACCAACAAAGCCAAGGACTGTTGAGTCGTCACAAAAAAGGTTGAAAGGAAGCAATGTAAAGGCCATAGCACGAGCAAGTGCGTGCAAATTGTTGGCAAATTGAAGCCTGGTTATTGCCAATGGCAACTTATGGTGAACTTGAAATGCTTTTATTTGGGGACCAAAAAATGGTGTAGAGGTAGTGCCATAATTGTCAATGCCCCAATTATAGAATCCGGACACAAGGTCGGCCAGCACGTAGCCTATGAAGGCTGCTAAAATGGGTTGGAGCCATGTGTGGGAATTGGCTGCACCTATTATGGACTTTGCTAGACATATGAGAACTGTGGTAAACCCAGCTGCCATCCATGCACGATGAGACCATGTTGAGCGAGTGGATGGGTCATCATCAAGCCCCAGATGAGCATTGACGTCCATGAGTAGCTAGCTGGTGATGGTTGAGGCTTTGGGGGTTTGGTTTTGGTATCTGGAGCTGTGGGCAAAAGAAGTGGGACTTATGGAGGGAATGATTGCGAGCCGATGACTCTTCGAGGGCCTGGAGGCTGCTTTGGTTTTATACTGAATCTCATGTAGtccttgtttatattttttaagtagCTTTGCTAtttgtcaaaaagaaaaaaataaataaaaagattacaATTTAACATGCATCCTAATTCGTGTAGCGCTTatgcttgtttttcttttttaaatttaaaatagagtaattctattttattagagtatcttcaatgaaaatataaattacaaaaataaatatattacataaGTCAagtaaatcatatttaaaaatattactttttaatgataatatctaaaataaatgttaaattgTAACATAAACATTGTTAAAGTGAAGTTATGTTACACATTATAAAAAttcctaaaaaattaaaaaataataataaaatgtataattaattaatatttataaatagtttttgtataataattttagaattaatCAAACAATTCGTCTACATAAATTTAAACAACGTTTAATTTtcatatcacataaaacttaATCTACATTCTCCATTTGAAATGCTCTTAATTTGGATTGAATTacatttattcttttgttttttaatttatattttaaattatatttatttatcaaccaataaaataagaatgatatgttatcataATCACATTACTTGGTAAATAATTTGATGTGTAGagcaatatttaatttgatttgtaaaCGCAATTACTAAATGTTATGATTCAAAAATGCagagtcatcgtattttttgatcaaattttgtttaggaaatGATGTGCCAGAATAATTTTaggtgaaatttttttctgACCTTAATAGtactttttatgattatttgaatacattctttaaaaatatacaatcaaTCCCTTATCATTACATGACAGctctaatttaccaaaaaaaaacatgtcATGATGGTTCTAATTAGTTACATACAGacacatatttatttgtatacaaTATATCATATATCAAGTCTcacattataaattaaaaaaaaaaaaaaaaggcaatataAAGATaagttggaaaaatatttttcctaaTTGACTgtggaaatgattttttttttttaataaaagataatatattGAATTGTTCATTAGGAGGAGCCAGTATATATGGTGCTTCGTCTCAGAAAATCTTCTATATCATTCTGGTTTCAGTTCAGATGATAccacatttataaaatataccACGTCATGAGTAACGTGGGCCActcattaatattttctttttattttttttgaaaaacgtgaatttttttttttgcagaatGGGCTGGTTTCTCCATCTTTCTTCTTTGAAAAATTAGCATACCTAGATTGCACGATTTTGATAACGTAGCATAGCTGCTAAAGTTCATGATATTCCATGGTCCACCTTATTAATTTGCAtcgaaaaatatttaaaacggCCAAAATGTTCTCGCCACGTCTTCAATCAGAAAACAACTCAAAAATCAGTTCATAGCTTATTGAGCATCTACTTTTGAATTTTGGAAACCTCAGTGGTCATCACAGAAGTCCAAAGTGTGCTTGAATACTTGCCATGTGTCCCtgtataattaatattgaataagacaattgtactttataatggtgTGTGGACTGTATGAAAGTTTTGTTCGGTTAGAAAAATGCATTTCGCTTTTAGAACAACATTTctaaacaactttttttttttttctgtaaaaaTAGGGATGTCAAAAGGGCAGTGCAGGCCCGTCTCCGTTCCGGAAAATTTTATATTCCATTTTtgcgatttcttttttttttttagatatggAACGGGATCGGAGATTTTGCGGTGTGAAGACGGGACGGAacgattttttctattttattttttaattgatatttttttaaaaaaatttatataaaaaaattattttatgattaaaatataaaaaaaatgactacaatgcaataaaaatataataaaatacattaaagaacaaatttacaattataataaaatatatatttaaaaaaaaataaaaaaaagaagtaaataattttacataaatgaaattttgtaaaaaaataataatacataaatatatatatatatatatatatatatatatatatatatatatatcggggcgggtTCGGGGCGTGGTTATTATTCCCCATCCCCGGTCCGTCCCCGACTTGGTTTTTAGGTATTTACCCCGAGCCCGTCCCACATCCTCGAATTTTCGAGGAAAAACAGCCCCGTTAAAGGCGGTGCACCGCAGGTATCGAGCCGTGCAGGGCAAATTGCAATCCCTATTTAAAAAACACGttattgtagttttttttttttttttaattaataggatctataagtttttttttctttttttttttgggtaaataagaATATATAAGTGGTTGGAAAATAGAAATTTGGTGGAATTAATTATAGTCAAGTCACTAGCAATTAATGTAGTTAGGAAAATAATACATCTATACctgtcaatttttgttttttggtgataTTTATACTTGTCAATTAATTgctatatcaaaaattaatacagttagaaaaatagcaaatcaataaaattaattgcTGAAAGTGATGTAAAAGCATCTTCAATCGTTATTTTAAAAAGCACAATTGACAATTGACgatatagaaaatattttgaaaaattttaaaacataaagagTAAAATTTCTTTTATCCAACTTTAATAATAGTATGTATAACAACTTTTTAGTTTGCACTTTCTCGTAAATAATTATGAtttcacacttttttttttcttttctacacCATagtagtatttaaaaaaaataaaatgtaaaattataattaataaattcataaaaattatgcagataaaattataaatttataaattagttcattaaatattttatataaagagtgaatataattttttttgaaaagtcaaatattattttaattttaatttttaatttaaaaaaacatattaaaagtattaaaagcaagatataaatttttaaaatagaaatatatatcaatttcatattatcacaccaaaaaaaaaaaaaatatatatatatatatccaaactaGATAAATATCAGCCTAGTATTTTTCCACGGATTTTGCAATTTTCAGACAAAATCTGcagtttttaatatcaaatcaaAAGATTCAAATCATGTCATCCTATtccacttgaaaaaaaaaaaaaaaaaaaaaaactacaaagcCCATGTCAtaaattttgtccaaaataaaattttcaaaaaacttgTGTAGATCAATATATAGTGTGTAATTCTTAAgccaaaacacaaaaaacacaATGAGTTTACCATTGAAAATTCCTTTTTCATCTCTGAGAGAAGAAATTAGAGCCATAGAAGGTCAGTCCAAACACATGCAgcattttaagtaaaaaaaagaacatattcCATTTCATTTGTTTTGATCTTAGGAAGGAATTTAAAGAAACAAGTCTGCATAATTTCATCCATCTTGTGCTTGAATTGTTTTCTCTCATTATTTCTTATGTCTCTggtttggattttttatttaaaaatataatgacAAGATCTAAATATGAATACCATTACGATAAATTCCTATGAAAATGAAACCATTTAGAAGATAAGTTATGTTGAAGATAATGTAAAAGGGACTTTCAAGGGTAAGTTAAGGTTGAAGATCATGCAAATAGGGTAATAAATTTATCCCAGCGATGCAAACAGAATTAGAGGTTGGGTGGTAAAgtgccaaaggaaaaaaaaaaaaaagaaaatcggaGGGCAAAACACAAGtgaagataaagattgaagggCAATCATAACAACAACCTTATccagaattaattaatatgtttgatgtgtgcgatgtcttttcttttcttttttccttttttttttttttttgaacatatgTAATTTTAAGACTAGGCATTTACAATGTGTGTATTTGATAATTTActtaataatattgaaaaatgtaATTTGTTGGTCATTATTTATGAGACACATATTTCATTTAACATTTTACGTGGTTGTCcttaaaatttcacttttccaaagttattagaataaaaaattaatatataattaaacacaaCGTATCACTACTTGTCATATCATCAATAATTTCACTTATGATTATCACTACTAATgagaaatagaaaaatttaatgataaaataataaatattatttgttattattgatgaacaatcatcaatgaaattgatatgtcaaataaaaatttaaatggttactattaaaatatttattttttaaaatttaatataaaaaattataattaattatttcgtTTAAAATTCATCACATAAATTGATGATAATCACCAATAGTAATAAAGGACAAGACTCTAATAATATTGCTTAACTGGAACTCAATAATCGTGGTAGGACTTGAAAGCTTTGTTAGGTTAGAAAaatgatttttccatttaaaaaaaacatttctttgacaatttttttcttctttttttttttttttcccagagGATTTATATTTGGTCGCCAAAGGTCAAAGAGAAGGATCCATCATCTCAGAAAATTGTAGCTAATAAT includes the following:
- the LOC107405839 gene encoding fatty acid desaturase 4, chloroplastic; translation: MDVNAHLGLDDDPSTRSTWSHRAWMAAGFTTVLICLAKSIIGAANSHTWLQPILAAFIGYVLADLVSGFYNWGIDNYGTTSTPFFGPQIKAFQVHHKLPLAITRLQFANNLHALARAMAFTLLPFNLFCDDSTVLGFVGVCSGCIMFTQQIHAWAHGPKTRLPPLVVALQDLGLLISRSQHAPHHRPPYNNNYCVVNGVWNEFLDKHKVFEALELVVFLKLGVRPRSWDEPNSDWIEETDNPSQMIANS